A DNA window from Undibacterium sp. YM2 contains the following coding sequences:
- a CDS encoding elongation factor P, which translates to MKFAKEIRVGNIIMVDSKPMIVLRSDVNGSSRTGFTYKWKMKNLLTNSPQENVFRGDDKFDVVVLDKKPVTYSYFADPLFVFMDQEYNQYEIEAENMGESINYLKDGMECEAVFYDGKAISVELPTTIVRQVIYSEPAVKGNTSGNVLKEAKIENAIEEYCHIVQVPLFVSQDDMIEIDTRTNEYKKVVRN; encoded by the coding sequence ATGAAATTTGCAAAAGAAATTCGTGTTGGCAACATCATTATGGTCGATAGCAAACCAATGATCGTATTGCGCTCTGATGTCAACGGCTCCAGCCGTACAGGTTTCACTTACAAGTGGAAAATGAAAAACCTGTTGACCAACAGCCCACAAGAAAACGTCTTCCGTGGCGACGACAAGTTTGACGTAGTTGTATTGGACAAAAAACCAGTTACTTATTCTTACTTTGCTGACCCACTGTTCGTATTCATGGATCAAGAATACAACCAGTATGAAATCGAAGCAGAAAACATGGGCGAATCCATCAACTACCTGAAAGATGGTATGGAATGTGAAGCCGTTTTCTACGACGGTAAAGCGATCTCTGTTGAATTGCCTACAACGATCGTTCGTCAGGTTATTTACTCTGAGCCAGCAGTTAAAGGCAACACTTCAGGCAACGTCCTGAAAGAAGCCAAGATCGAAAACGCGATCGAAGAATACTGCCATATCGTTCAAGTTCCACTGTTCGTGAGCCAGGACGACATGATCGAAATCGATACACGCACTAATGAATACAAAAAAGTCGTACGTAACTAA
- a CDS encoding fused MFS/spermidine synthase — MKKINTLFGIFFASGFAALAYQIYFAKKLALVFGSQSSATYTVLAIYMAGMAIGAAIGAGVAKRTRFPVRMYAMAELAIALYCLCTPYIFSFAHDIYLMIAVGYRPDSGSLVIYQVLLGALVLLFPTILMGLTFPLLVRAVADSKSCMASISWFYSANTFGAASGALLSGYLIIPALGMNGTLWLSSAIDIMVALLAFLLVSETKTVDNLPAQEQGKTDLLAQGSYRFGLFVLLIVGALTMMMEVSTIHLLAVVIGNSTYAFSLMLTCFLAGLALGGKYAGKASKRSTNEQLNDALFLLTCTILCSTFLWHLSSLYFYGLAKSTVPYSFWFREFLRAIPAIIIALPPAFAIGALYPVSMTIASKGQHDGIGFPSAINTLGNIAGVLLAGFLLLPAIGGFYTSLLCGVVAFTLLLIATWKSRDKSVPALQQYGSAIAATILLIACPKQLDLNAIATGINTYFKPTYYAGWKMIDHAESADGGLTAVMAQTEQGKEFKTLTTNGKFQGNNVMEAGSEMLAQAGFGLIPMLHLNNYDNALVIGYGTGVTAMAIHESGFKSMEVVDLSRDLVNIANRHFADVNQNLATKPGVSFLYTDGRNHLSLTDKKYDLIAIQLSSIWFAGAASLYNQEFYALAKSRLAEKGVLKQWFQTAHMSKQNLRVMIASLSQSFRYVWIYNVGKQGAMIASNSPDAFPDAAKEKHLLAMADNQTMKNYLALYKNGIASISGAQVLNPEQVKQMLALSETILSNDDNLLLEYSTPKGNAMRDEEFKDNIDYLKSFARSPYVNLKQAATEPASTSR; from the coding sequence GTGAAAAAAATAAACACCTTGTTTGGAATTTTCTTTGCCTCCGGTTTTGCGGCACTGGCTTACCAGATTTATTTTGCAAAGAAGCTTGCCCTGGTATTTGGTAGCCAGTCCAGCGCCACTTACACTGTGCTGGCGATTTACATGGCGGGTATGGCGATCGGGGCTGCGATAGGTGCAGGCGTGGCAAAACGCACACGCTTCCCGGTGCGCATGTATGCCATGGCAGAGCTGGCGATTGCCCTGTACTGCCTGTGTACGCCTTATATATTTTCATTCGCGCACGATATCTATTTAATGATTGCAGTCGGCTACAGGCCCGATTCTGGCTCTCTCGTCATTTATCAGGTCTTGCTGGGCGCACTGGTGCTGCTCTTCCCCACCATCCTCATGGGCCTGACCTTTCCCCTGTTGGTGCGTGCCGTTGCGGATAGCAAATCCTGCATGGCTTCTATTTCATGGTTTTATTCCGCCAATACTTTTGGTGCGGCGTCTGGTGCCTTATTGTCGGGCTATCTGATCATTCCTGCTCTGGGTATGAATGGCACGCTGTGGCTGTCCTCAGCCATTGATATCATGGTGGCGCTGCTGGCATTCTTGCTGGTCAGCGAAACAAAAACAGTAGACAACTTGCCAGCACAGGAGCAAGGCAAAACTGATCTGCTGGCGCAAGGCTCTTATCGCTTTGGCTTGTTCGTCCTGCTCATCGTCGGCGCACTGACGATGATGATGGAAGTCTCGACCATACACTTGCTGGCCGTGGTCATAGGCAATAGCACTTATGCTTTTTCACTGATGCTGACGTGCTTTCTGGCAGGCCTGGCCCTGGGTGGCAAATATGCAGGCAAGGCAAGCAAGCGCTCCACCAATGAGCAATTAAATGACGCCTTGTTTTTGCTGACCTGCACGATCTTATGCTCCACTTTTTTGTGGCATCTTTCTTCTTTGTATTTCTATGGTCTGGCAAAAAGCACGGTCCCCTACTCTTTCTGGTTCAGGGAATTTTTGCGCGCTATTCCAGCCATCATTATTGCCCTGCCACCAGCATTTGCAATTGGTGCTCTCTATCCTGTCAGCATGACGATCGCTTCCAAAGGCCAGCATGACGGTATAGGTTTTCCTTCTGCCATCAATACTCTGGGAAATATCGCTGGTGTGTTACTGGCTGGATTCTTGCTCCTGCCAGCTATCGGCGGCTTCTACACCAGTTTATTGTGCGGTGTAGTGGCGTTCACCTTGCTATTGATAGCGACCTGGAAATCGCGCGACAAATCTGTGCCCGCCCTGCAACAATATGGCAGTGCTATTGCCGCTACGATCTTGCTCATTGCCTGCCCCAAACAACTGGACCTGAATGCAATCGCCACTGGCATCAACACTTATTTCAAGCCGACTTACTATGCGGGCTGGAAAATGATAGACCATGCGGAGAGTGCAGATGGTGGCCTGACTGCGGTCATGGCGCAAACCGAACAAGGCAAGGAATTTAAAACCCTGACCACGAATGGCAAGTTCCAGGGCAATAATGTCATGGAAGCCGGTAGCGAAATGCTGGCACAGGCAGGCTTTGGACTGATACCCATGCTGCATTTGAATAACTACGACAATGCCCTGGTCATAGGATATGGCACTGGCGTCACGGCCATGGCAATCCATGAATCGGGTTTCAAATCGATGGAAGTAGTTGATCTGAGTCGCGACCTGGTGAATATCGCCAACCGTCATTTTGCTGACGTCAATCAGAATCTCGCTACAAAACCTGGCGTATCATTCCTGTATACCGATGGCAGGAATCATTTGTCGCTGACCGACAAAAAATACGATCTGATTGCGATACAACTGTCCTCTATCTGGTTCGCAGGTGCAGCCTCTCTGTACAACCAGGAATTTTATGCACTGGCCAAGTCCAGACTGGCCGAAAAAGGTGTGTTGAAACAATGGTTTCAAACGGCGCACATGTCGAAACAAAACCTGAGAGTCATGATTGCCAGCCTGTCGCAGTCCTTTCGCTACGTCTGGATTTATAACGTAGGCAAGCAAGGCGCAATGATAGCCAGCAATAGCCCGGATGCATTTCCCGATGCCGCAAAGGAAAAACACTTGTTAGCGATGGCCGATAATCAAACTATGAAGAATTATCTCGCTCTTTACAAGAACGGCATAGCATCCATTTCTGGTGCGCAAGTACTCAATCCTGAACAGGTGAAACAGATGTTGGCATTGAGTGAAACCATATTGTCAAATGACGACAATCTTTTACTCGAATACAGCACGCCAAAAGGCAATGCCATGAGAGATGAAGAATTCAAGGACAATATCGATTATCTGAAAAGCTTTGCGCGCAGCCCCTATGTGAATTTGAAGCAGGCAGCAACTGAACCGGCATCGACCAGCAGATAA
- a CDS encoding MetQ/NlpA family ABC transporter substrate-binding protein has protein sequence MSLNLKRRFTLILASSLTAAAVFSPTAFAVETLNIAASPVPHAEILEFIKPQLAKEGVDLKVKVFTDYIQPAVQVNEKYLDGNFFLHQPYLNEFKKSHKNDIEVPIAKVHVEPFAAYSSKYKKLADLPDGATVAIPNDPSNSGRALLLLAKQGLLKLKDPKNISATQKDIIENPKKLKFKELEAATLPRVLNQVDLALINTNYAIEAKLNPVKDSLFIEDANSPYANLLVAREDNKNSPAFKKLVAALNSPEVKKFIEDKYKGAVVPAF, from the coding sequence ATGTCTTTGAACCTGAAACGCCGTTTTACCCTGATACTGGCAAGTAGCCTGACAGCTGCTGCCGTGTTTTCACCAACTGCCTTCGCGGTAGAAACCTTGAACATCGCAGCCAGCCCCGTGCCACATGCAGAGATATTGGAATTTATCAAGCCGCAACTCGCCAAAGAAGGCGTGGATTTGAAAGTAAAAGTTTTTACTGACTACATACAGCCAGCAGTGCAGGTCAATGAAAAATATCTGGATGGTAATTTCTTCTTGCATCAACCTTACCTGAACGAATTCAAGAAAAGCCACAAGAATGATATCGAAGTGCCTATCGCCAAGGTGCACGTAGAACCTTTCGCTGCCTATTCAAGCAAGTACAAAAAGCTGGCTGACTTGCCAGATGGTGCAACTGTCGCTATCCCAAATGACCCATCAAATTCTGGCCGTGCCTTGCTGTTGCTGGCAAAACAGGGTTTGTTGAAACTGAAGGACCCAAAAAATATCTCTGCCACTCAAAAAGATATCATTGAGAATCCTAAGAAACTGAAATTCAAGGAACTCGAAGCAGCAACTTTGCCGCGTGTATTGAACCAGGTTGATCTGGCTTTAATCAATACCAATTATGCGATAGAAGCAAAACTCAATCCGGTCAAAGACTCGCTGTTTATCGAAGATGCGAATTCACCTTATGCAAATTTGCTGGTGGCGCGTGAAGATAATAAAAATAGCCCGGCTTTCAAAAAACTGGTGGCAGCCTTGAATTCACCTGAAGTCAAAAAATTCATTGAAGACAAATACAAGGGCGCAGTGGTTCCTGCTTTTTAA
- a CDS encoding methionine ABC transporter permease codes for MDFSQIDWSDIALATLDTLTMTGASLLFTVVLGLPLGVLLFLTGKKQLLEQGLLYAVLSVVVNILRSIPFIILLIVLIPFTLLLMGTSLGVPGTIPPLVIGTTPFFARLVENVLREVDKGIIEACQAMGARTWQIIWHALLPEALPGLLAAATVTTIALVSYAAMSGVIGGGGLGDLALRYGYQRFQTEVMVVTVFILIVLVQLLQFVGDKLVLKFTRK; via the coding sequence ATGGACTTTTCTCAAATTGACTGGAGTGATATCGCATTGGCGACACTCGATACCCTGACGATGACGGGTGCCTCTTTGCTGTTCACCGTGGTGCTGGGTTTGCCTTTGGGTGTGCTGCTGTTTTTGACAGGTAAAAAGCAATTGCTGGAGCAGGGCCTGCTGTACGCAGTGTTGTCGGTAGTCGTGAATATTTTGCGCTCTATCCCTTTCATTATTTTGCTGATCGTATTGATCCCTTTCACGCTGTTATTGATGGGAACATCGCTGGGGGTGCCAGGAACCATACCGCCGCTGGTAATCGGAACAACGCCATTTTTTGCACGCCTGGTAGAAAACGTGTTGCGGGAAGTAGATAAGGGAATTATTGAAGCCTGCCAGGCCATGGGTGCCAGGACCTGGCAGATTATCTGGCATGCATTGTTGCCAGAAGCATTGCCGGGTTTGCTGGCTGCAGCAACAGTAACGACGATAGCCCTGGTGTCGTATGCAGCCATGTCGGGCGTGATCGGTGGTGGTGGTCTGGGTGACCTGGCGCTGCGTTATGGTTATCAGCGTTTTCAGACTGAGGTCATGGTAGTGACGGTATTTATTTTGATCGTGCTGGTGCAGTTGCTGCAATTTGTCGGTGACAAGCTGGTGTTGAAATTCACACGTAAGTGA
- a CDS encoding methionine ABC transporter ATP-binding protein, translated as MIRIEQLAKIYSHQGREVRALHNINFNIETGQVFGIIGRSGAGKSTLLRTLNLLERPSAGKVVIDDQDITSFDTQQLHALRQRVGMVFQHFNLLHAKTVIDNIAFPLKLSGKYTRQEIQARVNELLELVGLQDQGHKYPSQLSGGQKQRVGIARALANYPHLLLCDEATSALDPETTQAILRLLLDINKKLGLTIVLITHEMQVIRTICDKVAVIDAGEIVELGDVVDVFLHPQHAVTQSLVAENQALDLSVLERSDQDDDRHLLRLSYVGASTHEPIITRIAAQAGVDIAILQGVIGRIKDTPYGQLLVELHSTREQSATVENLLKNAGVRVARISAAAEVH; from the coding sequence GTGATACGTATAGAGCAGTTAGCAAAGATTTATAGCCATCAGGGCCGCGAAGTAAGGGCCTTGCATAATATTAATTTCAACATAGAAACGGGTCAGGTTTTCGGCATCATAGGCCGTTCCGGTGCGGGTAAAAGCACTTTACTGCGCACCTTGAATTTACTGGAGCGTCCCAGTGCGGGCAAAGTGGTAATTGATGATCAGGACATCACCAGTTTTGACACGCAACAACTGCATGCCTTGCGCCAGCGTGTGGGCATGGTGTTCCAGCATTTCAATTTGCTGCATGCAAAAACGGTCATCGACAATATTGCCTTTCCGCTCAAGCTGAGTGGCAAATATACAAGGCAGGAAATTCAGGCAAGGGTAAACGAATTACTCGAGCTGGTAGGTTTGCAGGACCAGGGTCATAAATATCCATCGCAATTGTCTGGTGGGCAAAAGCAGAGGGTGGGCATAGCCAGGGCGCTGGCAAATTATCCGCATCTATTGCTATGCGATGAGGCGACCTCGGCATTAGACCCTGAGACCACGCAAGCAATCTTGCGCCTGTTATTGGATATTAATAAAAAACTGGGCCTGACCATCGTCTTGATCACCCATGAAATGCAGGTGATACGCACTATCTGCGACAAGGTGGCAGTCATAGATGCGGGAGAGATTGTTGAGCTCGGTGATGTGGTTGATGTGTTCCTGCATCCTCAACATGCGGTGACACAAAGCCTGGTCGCAGAAAACCAGGCACTGGATCTGTCTGTGCTGGAGCGCAGCGACCAGGACGATGACCGTCACTTGCTGCGTTTGAGCTATGTAGGTGCCAGTACGCATGAACCCATCATTACCCGTATCGCGGCGCAGGCTGGTGTCGATATCGCCATTCTACAAGGCGTGATAGGGCGCATCAAGGATACGCCTTACGGGCAATTGCTGGTGGAGTTACACAGCACGCGGGAACAGTCCGCGACTGTCGAGAATTTATTGAAAAATGCTGGTGTCAGGGTGGCAAGAATCAGCGCAGCAGCAGAGGTGCACTGA
- a CDS encoding DUF1501 domain-containing protein, which yields MKRRNFLYSMAAGAGLLVPVGQAAWAARANGAATEAATKNKLIVIMLRGAVDGLNVVAPYGDANYARLRPTIALARPGQTDGAIDLDGYFGLHPALANLQDLWQQKKLAFVHASGSPDFTRSHFDAQDYLESGTPGRKGTTDGWMNRLLGNLPGTTTPTRAVSVGAVMPRILSGTVAASNIASGAAGTKANVLDRPKVGAAFEQMYKDNDKYAKAFSDAKEAHQEMMGASMEKEQQAANGGAPLPNGFPDDSTRVATLLKNDPKIQMVFMALGGWDTHANQGAGKGQLANRLSPLGLGLANLAKRLGPMFDDTTIVVMSEFGRTAKQNGNGGTDHGHGNVMWVLGGKVAGGKIYGDWRGLGNDQLYEGRDVPVTTDFRSVLTQVCERHMGLSDNQLLRVFPEQAYARSSFNLFVNKA from the coding sequence ATGAAACGCAGAAATTTCTTATATTCCATGGCCGCAGGAGCGGGTTTGCTGGTCCCGGTGGGGCAGGCTGCCTGGGCTGCGAGGGCAAATGGTGCAGCTACCGAGGCAGCAACAAAAAACAAACTCATCGTCATCATGTTGCGGGGCGCAGTCGATGGCTTGAATGTGGTGGCTCCGTATGGTGATGCCAACTATGCGCGTCTGCGTCCGACTATCGCGCTGGCAAGGCCGGGGCAGACCGATGGTGCGATAGATCTCGATGGTTATTTTGGTCTGCATCCTGCACTGGCAAACTTGCAGGATCTTTGGCAGCAAAAGAAACTGGCTTTTGTGCATGCCAGTGGCTCACCGGATTTTACCCGTTCGCATTTCGATGCCCAGGATTATCTGGAGTCTGGCACGCCTGGGCGTAAAGGCACGACAGATGGCTGGATGAACCGTTTGCTCGGCAACTTGCCGGGTACGACGACACCAACGCGGGCTGTTAGTGTCGGTGCGGTCATGCCCCGTATTTTGTCGGGCACGGTTGCCGCCAGCAATATCGCCAGCGGTGCGGCGGGTACCAAGGCGAATGTACTGGACAGGCCCAAGGTCGGTGCAGCTTTTGAACAGATGTACAAGGACAACGATAAATACGCCAAAGCCTTCAGCGATGCCAAAGAAGCGCATCAGGAAATGATGGGCGCTTCCATGGAAAAAGAGCAGCAGGCTGCCAATGGCGGCGCGCCTTTACCCAATGGTTTTCCTGACGACAGTACCCGTGTTGCCACCTTGCTCAAGAATGATCCGAAAATCCAGATGGTGTTCATGGCATTGGGTGGTTGGGATACCCATGCCAACCAGGGCGCTGGCAAAGGTCAGTTGGCGAATCGTTTGTCACCGCTGGGTCTGGGCCTGGCGAATCTGGCCAAGCGTCTTGGCCCCATGTTTGATGACACGACGATCGTTGTGATGTCAGAGTTTGGCCGTACTGCCAAACAGAATGGCAATGGCGGCACCGACCATGGGCATGGCAATGTCATGTGGGTGCTTGGTGGCAAAGTTGCTGGCGGCAAGATATATGGCGACTGGCGCGGCCTCGGCAATGATCAGTTATATGAGGGACGTGATGTGCCGGTGACCACCGATTTTCGTTCGGTATTGACGCAGGTCTGTGAGCGTCATATGGGTTTGTCAGACAATCAGTTGCTCAGGGTTTTTCCTGAACAGGCTTACGCCAGGTCCAGTTTTAATTTATTTGTGAACAAAGCCTGA
- a CDS encoding DUF1800 domain-containing protein, which produces MKNLTKIPGLLVLLITVNICALPVHAAGSSTEAEALHVLNRLAYGPRPGDIERVKKMGVDAYIEQQLNPQFLPLPDGLQKKLKSLDVMSQSAGSVLFDYQKALKDTSDESDAAQKKRRELVGRIMEQTAESRLYRAIESSHQLEEVMVDFWFNHFNVFNGKGLDRALVASYERDAIRPYVFGNFRDLLGATAKHPAMLFYLDNWLSTSADFHAHGKQGKGGGQKAKSSGLNENYAREVMELHTLGVDGGYTQKDVTELARMLTGWTFDPRAMVRSNQNFYFDAGRHDKGSKLWLGKSIPVRGQAEAEFALDVLAMHPSTAHHLSFKLAQYFVADKPAPALVERLAKRYLDTRGDIRAVLQTLFASAEFRDPQNAGVKYKTPYQYVVSAIRASDVNVQNVRPVLGILAQLGMPLYGSQTPDGYKNTQNAWMNPDAISRRINFATALATGRLPFDKEIEDGDKMGKKQLAKQAEEKSDRPAVMPAVSATALLQTLGPGLSGRSIEIVNGNPEALRASLILGSPDFMQH; this is translated from the coding sequence ATGAAAAACCTGACAAAAATTCCTGGCTTGCTGGTGTTGTTGATCACCGTAAATATCTGTGCTCTTCCTGTGCATGCTGCAGGTTCTTCGACTGAGGCAGAAGCCCTGCACGTACTGAACCGTCTTGCTTATGGGCCGCGGCCTGGTGATATAGAGCGGGTCAAAAAAATGGGTGTGGATGCCTATATTGAGCAGCAACTGAATCCGCAATTCCTGCCCCTGCCAGATGGTTTGCAAAAGAAATTGAAATCACTCGATGTCATGAGTCAGAGCGCGGGTTCGGTCTTGTTTGATTATCAAAAAGCCTTGAAAGACACCAGCGATGAGTCAGATGCTGCGCAAAAGAAACGCCGTGAACTGGTCGGCCGCATTATGGAACAAACCGCAGAATCCAGGCTATACCGTGCCATAGAAAGCTCGCATCAACTGGAAGAGGTGATGGTCGATTTTTGGTTCAATCATTTCAATGTGTTTAATGGCAAAGGCCTGGACCGTGCACTTGTCGCCAGCTATGAGCGCGATGCGATACGACCCTATGTCTTTGGCAACTTCCGTGATTTGCTGGGTGCAACGGCCAAGCATCCTGCCATGCTGTTTTATCTGGATAACTGGCTGTCCACGTCAGCAGACTTTCATGCGCATGGCAAGCAGGGTAAGGGCGGTGGACAAAAGGCCAAGTCCAGTGGCTTGAATGAAAACTATGCGCGTGAAGTCATGGAGTTGCATACCTTGGGTGTGGATGGTGGCTATACCCAGAAAGACGTGACCGAGCTGGCGCGCATGCTGACCGGCTGGACTTTTGATCCGCGTGCCATGGTCAGAAGTAATCAAAACTTTTACTTTGATGCTGGCAGACACGATAAAGGCAGCAAGCTGTGGCTCGGTAAATCCATACCTGTGCGTGGTCAGGCTGAGGCAGAATTCGCGCTTGATGTGCTGGCAATGCATCCATCCACAGCGCATCATCTGAGTTTCAAACTGGCACAGTATTTTGTCGCTGACAAACCTGCGCCCGCCCTGGTCGAGAGGCTGGCCAAACGTTATCTCGATACGCGTGGTGACATACGGGCTGTATTGCAGACACTGTTTGCCAGTGCCGAATTTCGTGATCCCCAAAATGCCGGTGTGAAATATAAAACCCCGTATCAATATGTGGTGTCCGCCATCCGGGCCAGTGATGTCAACGTGCAAAATGTCAGGCCCGTGTTGGGCATACTGGCGCAGCTTGGCATGCCTTTATACGGCAGCCAGACACCTGATGGGTATAAAAACACCCAGAATGCCTGGATGAACCCGGATGCCATCAGCCGCCGCATCAACTTTGCTACCGCACTCGCAACCGGCCGCCTGCCATTCGATAAAGAGATAGAGGATGGCGACAAAATGGGCAAGAAGCAGTTGGCAAAACAGGCTGAAGAAAAATCAGACCGGCCCGCGGTCATGCCTGCGGTCAGCGCCACTGCCTTGTTGCAGACACTGGGGCCAGGCTTGTCTGGGCGCAGTATAGAAATTGTGAATGGCAATCCCGAAGCCTTGCGTGCATCACTGATATTGGGCAGCCCGGATTTTATGCAACATTGA
- a CDS encoding ABC transporter substrate-binding protein — MLLTTKKLLLPALLAASLGIFQPVHSLAANLKIGLAADVNSIDPHYFNSGPNNAMASHLFEALVSVDSDGRVAPGLALSWKAINPTTWEFKLRPGVKFHDGSEMTAEDVVFSLDRPAQIKNSPGPYTSFTKQITGKQIVDAHTLRLKTATAYGPLPLDMSSVFIVSKKAALQASTDDFNSGKAAIGTGPYKFASFKRGDAVELTKNDAYWGEKSAWDKVTFRIITAGAPRMAALLSGDVDAIESIPPADLSKLKSNAKFKLEQKISWRTLFWQLDHQARVSPYITDKAGKPLATNPLKDIRVRKAIAKAINRTALTERILEGLAVPASNLVAPGVFGYNDSLKLEAYDPEGAKKLLAEAGYPNGFAMTLHGPNNRYINDEQIVQTVAQFLSKIGIQAKVETQPLAVYFPKASKGDYSMALLGWGSLAGDFALRTTLGTVNADNGWGSWNWGKYSNRALDEAIQSSLASVEADKREAFAKTAMAAALQDYAAMPLHHQYASWAMRKGLHYKARTDEFTFAHQFKPD; from the coding sequence ATGCTTCTCACCACAAAAAAGCTCTTGCTCCCCGCCCTGCTTGCAGCCTCGCTGGGTATTTTCCAGCCTGTACACAGTCTTGCTGCGAATCTCAAGATAGGCCTTGCCGCTGACGTCAATTCCATCGACCCGCACTATTTCAATAGCGGGCCGAACAATGCCATGGCCTCGCATTTGTTCGAGGCACTGGTCAGTGTTGATTCAGATGGCCGCGTGGCACCTGGCCTGGCGCTGTCATGGAAGGCGATTAACCCGACCACCTGGGAATTCAAATTGCGGCCTGGCGTGAAGTTCCATGATGGTAGCGAGATGACGGCTGAAGATGTGGTGTTTTCTTTGGACAGGCCTGCACAGATAAAAAACAGCCCCGGCCCCTACACCAGCTTTACCAAACAAATTACTGGCAAACAGATAGTTGATGCCCATACCCTGCGCCTGAAAACGGCGACCGCATACGGCCCATTGCCGCTGGACATGAGTTCTGTATTTATCGTTTCAAAAAAAGCAGCATTGCAGGCAAGCACCGATGACTTCAACAGCGGCAAGGCGGCAATCGGTACTGGCCCCTATAAATTTGCCAGCTTCAAACGCGGTGATGCAGTTGAGCTGACAAAAAACGATGCTTACTGGGGTGAAAAATCAGCCTGGGACAAGGTCACCTTCCGCATCATCACTGCCGGTGCGCCTCGTATGGCTGCGCTCTTGTCTGGTGATGTCGATGCGATAGAGAGTATCCCTCCGGCAGATTTGAGCAAGCTCAAAAGCAATGCCAAATTCAAGCTGGAACAAAAAATTTCCTGGCGCACCTTGTTCTGGCAACTGGATCACCAGGCCCGGGTTTCACCCTACATCACCGACAAGGCGGGCAAACCGCTGGCGACCAATCCACTGAAAGACATACGCGTGCGCAAGGCGATTGCCAAGGCTATCAACCGCACAGCATTGACAGAGCGCATACTGGAAGGTCTGGCAGTGCCAGCATCTAACCTCGTCGCACCTGGCGTGTTTGGCTATAACGATAGTCTGAAGCTTGAAGCCTACGACCCGGAAGGCGCTAAAAAATTGCTGGCTGAAGCTGGCTATCCAAATGGTTTTGCGATGACCCTGCACGGCCCGAATAACCGCTACATCAATGATGAACAGATAGTGCAGACTGTTGCACAATTTCTCAGCAAGATAGGTATACAGGCCAAGGTGGAGACGCAACCGCTGGCAGTGTATTTCCCCAAAGCGTCCAAGGGTGACTACAGCATGGCCTTGCTGGGCTGGGGTTCATTGGCGGGTGACTTCGCGTTGCGTACCACTCTGGGCACCGTCAACGCCGACAATGGCTGGGGCAGCTGGAACTGGGGCAAATACAGTAACCGTGCATTGGATGAGGCAATACAATCTTCGCTAGCATCTGTCGAAGCAGACAAGCGCGAAGCATTTGCCAAAACAGCCATGGCGGCCGCCTTGCAGGATTATGCAGCCATGCCGCTGCATCACCAATACGCCAGTTGGGCCATGCGCAAGGGATTGCATTACAAGGCCAGGACGGATGAATTTACCTTTGCTCACCAGTTCAAACCAGACTGA